Proteins from a genomic interval of Sporolactobacillus sp. Y61:
- the hypE gene encoding hydrogenase expression/formation protein HypE, whose product MDRKVTLAHGDGGELAHKLIQQIFVSAFGNETASHFDSAFLSVGSGEIAVTTDSFVVHPLFFPGGDIGKLAVSGTVNDLSVAGARPLFLTAGFIIEEGFPLSDLRTIVRSLAREAEQAGVHVVAGDTKVVEKGGADGLYINTTGIGLKRKETGIAPERMEAGDAVILSGTAGDHGIAILAARGELGLITDLKSDCAPLNQMIDRLFQGGIDIKMMRDPTRGGVATTLVEIAEDFGVQIELTESRIPIRNEVKGACDILGFDPLYLANEGKVILIVADKDRERALEVLHATPEGSQATLIGKVTGRGHGQLVLETPLGSKRRLHRLSGMMLPRIC is encoded by the coding sequence ATGGATCGTAAAGTTACTTTAGCTCACGGAGATGGCGGGGAACTGGCCCATAAACTGATCCAGCAGATTTTTGTCTCCGCCTTTGGTAATGAGACGGCTTCACATTTTGATTCTGCCTTTCTCTCAGTCGGGAGCGGGGAAATCGCCGTGACCACAGACAGCTTTGTTGTTCATCCCCTGTTCTTTCCCGGCGGGGATATCGGGAAACTCGCCGTTTCAGGAACGGTTAATGACCTGAGTGTGGCGGGGGCGAGGCCCCTCTTTCTGACAGCCGGATTTATTATTGAGGAAGGCTTCCCGCTGTCTGATCTGCGTACCATCGTCCGTTCACTGGCGCGCGAAGCGGAACAGGCCGGTGTCCATGTGGTTGCCGGGGATACCAAGGTTGTTGAAAAAGGAGGAGCTGACGGCCTCTATATTAATACAACGGGTATCGGTCTGAAGAGAAAAGAGACCGGGATCGCCCCTGAACGCATGGAAGCAGGTGATGCGGTGATTCTCAGCGGTACCGCGGGAGATCACGGCATCGCGATCCTTGCCGCCAGAGGCGAGCTGGGTCTGATCACCGATCTCAAAAGTGACTGCGCACCGCTCAATCAGATGATTGACCGCCTGTTTCAGGGCGGTATTGACATCAAAATGATGCGGGATCCGACGCGCGGCGGTGTGGCCACCACACTCGTTGAGATTGCCGAAGACTTCGGCGTGCAGATTGAACTTACGGAATCCCGGATTCCGATCAGAAATGAAGTAAAAGGCGCGTGTGATATTCTCGGTTTTGATCCGCTGTACCTGGCTAACGAAGGAAAAGTCATCCTGATTGTTGCAGATAAGGACCGGGAACGTGCACTCGAGGTCTTGCATGCCACTCCGGAAGGGTCACAGGCAACGCTCATCGGGAAAGTAACCGGCAGGGGTCATGGTCAATTAGTTCTTGAAACGCCGCTCGGGAGTAAACGGCGGTTGCATCGCTTGTCCGGCATGATGCTGCCGCGGATCTGCTAA
- a CDS encoding twin-arginine translocase TatA/TatE family subunit, with protein MFQSIGIPGLILILVIALVIFGPSKLPEIGKAFGKTLREFKKETNNLVDDESHESPQKVRKEKNHTDDGKNA; from the coding sequence ATGTTTCAATCAATCGGTATTCCCGGTCTGATCCTGATTTTAGTGATTGCTCTTGTCATTTTCGGTCCGTCCAAGCTCCCTGAAATTGGGAAAGCTTTCGGTAAAACGCTCAGGGAATTCAAGAAGGAAACCAACAATCTCGTTGATGATGAATCCCATGAATCCCCGCAGAAAGTTCGCAAGGAAAAGAACCATACAGATGACGGTAAAAATGCGTGA
- the secG gene encoding preprotein translocase subunit SecG codes for MHTFLMIVMLVSALIMVVLILMQRSRGDGLSEAITGGAEQLFSKQKARGIEVGLSRLTIFFSVIFFLCAFLLGYYF; via the coding sequence ATGCATACATTTTTAATGATCGTGATGCTTGTTTCTGCATTGATTATGGTTGTCCTGATTCTGATGCAGAGAAGCCGTGGCGACGGATTATCAGAGGCGATTACAGGCGGGGCAGAACAATTATTCAGTAAACAGAAAGCAAGAGGCATTGAAGTTGGCCTGAGCCGTCTGACCATCTTTTTCTCTGTTATCTTTTTTCTCTGCGCGTTCCTGCTTGGTTACTATTTTTGA
- a CDS encoding alpha/beta fold hydrolase translates to MKVRPPKPFLFEGGARAVLLLHAFTGNSADVRQLGRYLNKRGYTCYGPHYSGHAVPPEELVRTTAADWWHDVQEAYRYMMRLGYQELAVCGLSLGGVFSLRCGYTFPVKGLIPMCAPIRSGAQERIHAGVLRYAENYMAMQGKNKQEIAADMADIRKKIPAMLTGLSRMIDETRHHLPQIRVPVFIVQARQDEMINTDDAQKMYDALQSERKTLKWYEQATHVITLGAEKMQLNQDVYAFLESLDWSVS, encoded by the coding sequence ATGAAGGTGAGGCCGCCAAAACCGTTTCTGTTTGAAGGCGGTGCCCGTGCCGTTTTACTTCTGCATGCATTTACAGGCAACTCGGCAGATGTCCGGCAGCTGGGCAGATATCTCAATAAACGGGGATACACCTGTTACGGGCCGCACTATTCAGGACATGCCGTACCTCCTGAGGAACTCGTTCGGACAACTGCTGCGGACTGGTGGCATGATGTGCAGGAAGCTTACCGGTACATGATGCGGCTCGGATATCAGGAACTTGCGGTATGCGGTTTGTCACTGGGAGGGGTATTTTCTCTGAGATGTGGATACACTTTTCCAGTAAAGGGACTGATTCCGATGTGCGCTCCGATCCGGTCCGGTGCACAGGAACGGATTCATGCAGGTGTTCTTCGCTATGCTGAGAATTATATGGCCATGCAGGGGAAAAATAAGCAGGAAATTGCCGCGGATATGGCGGATATTCGGAAGAAAATTCCGGCCATGCTTACAGGACTCAGCCGGATGATTGACGAGACACGGCATCATCTGCCACAGATCCGGGTGCCCGTTTTTATTGTTCAGGCACGGCAGGATGAAATGATTAATACGGATGATGCACAGAAGATGTATGACGCACTGCAATCGGAAAGAAAAACATTGAAATGGTATGAACAGGCAACACACGTAATAACGCTGGGAGCAGAAAAAATGCAGTTAAACCAGGATGTCTATGCGTTTCTCGAAAGCCTGGACTGGTCTGTTTCCTGA
- the tatC gene encoding twin-arginine translocase subunit TatC yields the protein MTGKNMSLLNHLNELRRRLIAVFVAFILSAAVMLFFTKRLYLWLIRDLHVDGQLAVLSPADIVTVYFMIAGVAAIAVTIPFAAWQLWLFVAPALTRKERRIALSYIPALFLLFLGGIAFGYFIVFPNIFHFLMSMNDGMFQLVFTAERYFRFMMQVVLPFGLIFELPVIVVFLTNLGILNPVRMRKMRKISYFVLIILGVALSPPDFVSDTVMSVPLLLLYEICVTLSAITWRRKLKRRAQSEGELSAAAEQTHEHNL from the coding sequence ATGACGGGGAAAAATATGAGTCTGCTGAATCATCTAAATGAACTGCGCAGAAGGCTGATCGCCGTTTTCGTCGCCTTCATCCTCAGTGCTGCCGTCATGCTTTTTTTCACGAAACGGCTGTACCTGTGGCTGATTCGTGACCTGCATGTCGACGGCCAGCTGGCCGTGCTCAGTCCGGCAGATATTGTCACGGTGTATTTCATGATTGCCGGTGTTGCGGCAATTGCTGTGACCATCCCTTTTGCCGCCTGGCAGCTCTGGCTTTTCGTTGCGCCTGCACTGACCCGGAAAGAACGGCGGATTGCGCTCTCTTACATTCCGGCCCTTTTTCTGCTTTTCCTGGGCGGGATTGCATTTGGCTATTTCATTGTGTTCCCAAACATTTTTCACTTTCTGATGTCAATGAATGATGGCATGTTCCAGCTGGTCTTTACGGCTGAACGCTATTTTCGCTTCATGATGCAGGTCGTCCTGCCGTTTGGGCTGATTTTTGAACTTCCGGTGATCGTCGTTTTCCTGACGAATCTCGGGATTCTGAATCCGGTCCGAATGAGAAAAATGAGAAAAATCTCTTATTTTGTCCTGATTATTCTGGGGGTTGCTCTGTCCCCACCGGATTTTGTTTCGGATACGGTGATGTCTGTACCGCTTCTTCTCCTTTATGAAATATGTGTGACCCTGTCCGCGATCACCTGGCGCAGGAAGCTGAAAAGAAGAGCGCAATCAGAAGGGGAGCTTTCGGCCGCTGCGGAACAGACTCATGAACATAACCTCTGA